Within the Kribbella aluminosa genome, the region GAAGCGGTTCATCGTGTACGACGAAGGCTGGCGCGTGATGCGGGACCCCGCCCTGCTCCGCCGGATGCAGGAACAGTGGAAACTCTCGCGTGCGTGGGGCGTCTCCAACATCCTGATCGTCCACCGCCTCTCGGACCTAGCCGCCGTCGGCGACCTGGGATCGGAAGCCCGCGCCCTCGCCGAAGGACTGCTGGCAGACTGCTCCACACGGATCATGCTGCGGCAAGAACCCGACCAGCTCGCCCGTACGGCGACCCTCCTCGGGCTCACGGACGTTGAGGTATCCACCATCGCGAAGCTCCCGAAAGGCCGCGCGTTGTGGCGGCTCCCGAGCCGGTCGTTCGTCGTACAGCTCGTTCGGCACGCCCGCGAAGCTCGGCTGTTCGACACCGACGGAAGGATGTGACATGGACACCGGCGGACGATCTCCCCGAGACCTCTCGGACATGGCCATCATCGGCGGCGCACTACTGCTGTCCAGTGCGGGGATCCTCTACCTCGCAGGCGGCCTCAGCAGCCTCCTGACAACACACGAGTGGATTCACACACCATGGGCCGGCGCGCTCAAGGTCGTACTCGATCCGGGTGACCCGGCGCGGGTCTTCGGACTCCCGAGCCGAGCGTTTCATCCCGCCGTCTACTGGGCCGTACTCACCGTGCTGCTGATGATTCCGCTCACGGGCGGAGTCGGCGTCCACTATCTGTGGACGAAACGCCAGGCCGGCGGGGCACGTCGTGCGAGGTCTCTTGCCAAACGCCCAGGACTCGCCACCGGTGCCGACGTCGAGGCATCGGTCGGGCGTGGCCAGGTCCTGAGCCGTGGCCGGTCCGCGCGCCCCGCCGTACGACATCCGCAACCGTCAGATGTGGGACGGTTTCTGGGCCGCTCGCACGGGCGCGAGTGCTGGGCGTCGGTCGAGGACTCCGAGATCGCACTCGGCCCGCCTCGCTCCGGCAAGGGCCTCCACCAGATCATTGGCGCCATCATCGACGCGCCCGGCGCCGTCGTCACCACCTCCACCCGACCGGACAACCTCGCCGCCACCGTCGAGCTTCGCCGTACCCGCGGACCCGTTGCGATCTTCGACCCGCAAGGCCTCGGGCAAGTCGAAGGCATCCGCTGGTCACCGGTCCGGGGCTGCGAGAACCCGACCACAGCAATCGTCCGCGCCAGCGGCCTCGCCGCCGGCGCAGGCTTCACCAAGGGCGGGGTGTCCGACGGCGCGTTCTGGCACGGACAAACCGAGATGGCCTTGCGCGGGCTACTGCATGCCGCAGCCATCGACGGTGCCGGCGTCGCGCAGCTCTACCGCTGGAGCCTCGAACCCGCCTCAGCCATCGAAGCCGTCACCATCCTCAACCGCTCGACCGACGCCGCCGAAGGCTGGGGCGACACACTCGACGGCATCGTCCGCATGGACGGCCGCACCCGAGACGCCGTCTGGGCAGGCGTACGCTCAGCGCTCTCCGCCCTCGCCGACCCCGCCGTACGAAAGTCCTTCGACCCAGCAGACGGCGAAGGTCTCGATCCCAAGACCTTCATCGCCAACCGCGGCACCATCTACCTCCTCGGCACAGGCATCGGTGCCAGCGCAACCTCGGCGTTCATCGCAGCCCTCCTCGAAGACATCACCGAAACCGCCCGACAGCTCGCCGCCGGCAACCCAGGCGGTCGCCTCGAACCCCCGCTCGCGCTGATCCTCGACGAGATCGCCAACCTGTGCGCAGTACCGTCACTGCCCTCCCTGATGGCCGACGGCGGAGGCTCAGGGGTCTCCACCCTCGTCGTCATCCAATCTCTCGCCCAGGCAAGAGACAAATGGGGCGAACAAGCAGCCGCAGCGATGTGGGACGCCGCGACGCTCCGCCTCATCCTCGGCGGATCCGCCCAACCGCGAGACCTCCAAGACCTCGCCGCAGTCTGCGGCGATCGGGATGAGGAGATCCGCAACTGGAGCCGAGGCCCCGA harbors:
- a CDS encoding type IV secretory system conjugative DNA transfer family protein; its protein translation is MDTGGRSPRDLSDMAIIGGALLLSSAGILYLAGGLSSLLTTHEWIHTPWAGALKVVLDPGDPARVFGLPSRAFHPAVYWAVLTVLLMIPLTGGVGVHYLWTKRQAGGARRARSLAKRPGLATGADVEASVGRGQVLSRGRSARPAVRHPQPSDVGRFLGRSHGRECWASVEDSEIALGPPRSGKGLHQIIGAIIDAPGAVVTTSTRPDNLAATVELRRTRGPVAIFDPQGLGQVEGIRWSPVRGCENPTTAIVRASGLAAGAGFTKGGVSDGAFWHGQTEMALRGLLHAAAIDGAGVAQLYRWSLEPASAIEAVTILNRSTDAAEGWGDTLDGIVRMDGRTRDAVWAGVRSALSALADPAVRKSFDPADGEGLDPKTFIANRGTIYLLGTGIGASATSAFIAALLEDITETARQLAAGNPGGRLEPPLALILDEIANLCAVPSLPSLMADGGGSGVSTLVVIQSLAQARDKWGEQAAAAMWDAATLRLILGGSAQPRDLQDLAAVCGDRDEEIRNWSRGPDGKRTISTSTRRIPILPPDVIRTLPLGTGILLARTAPPILLNMTPWPARADADQIHASIAQSTRSRRQPE